The proteins below are encoded in one region of Amycolatopsis magusensis:
- a CDS encoding DUF6069 family protein, whose amino-acid sequence MSAPPPSTRVDAGRLWAGGLATAAVAALTAVAGIVIARGVLHVPVLAPRGDGIWGDASTAAYALWAGAGALVATALLQVLAMTTPRYGRFFGWLMALSTAIATAVPLGLATGTASRLATCVLNLVIGIAITTTLSAVGRSAIRRRY is encoded by the coding sequence GTGAGCGCGCCACCGCCGTCCACCCGGGTGGACGCGGGCAGGCTGTGGGCGGGCGGGCTCGCCACCGCGGCCGTCGCCGCCCTCACCGCGGTGGCGGGCATCGTGATCGCCCGAGGTGTCCTGCACGTGCCCGTCCTGGCACCCCGGGGTGACGGCATCTGGGGCGACGCCAGTACCGCGGCCTACGCCCTGTGGGCGGGCGCGGGGGCACTGGTGGCCACCGCGCTGCTCCAGGTGCTCGCGATGACCACGCCCCGGTACGGCCGGTTCTTCGGCTGGCTCATGGCGTTGTCCACCGCGATCGCCACCGCCGTCCCGCTCGGCCTGGCGACCGGGACGGCGAGCCGCCTCGCGACCTGCGTGCTCAACCTGGTGATCGGCATCGCGATCACGACCACCCTCAGCGCGGTCGGCCGCTCCGCGATCCGCCGGCGCTACTGA
- a CDS encoding potassium channel family protein: MPVPAPPRPADWALAVLRLLVTVGTLLTAYYLLLVDRRLDEWHLAALIGELGLVIAVLAWQTRLILRARFPGLQGIQALALTAPLFLLIFANGYYLLAHHVPDSFTEPLTRTDALYFAVTVFATVGFGDLAPVTQTARVLVTVQMVGNLLVLGVALRVIVTAVRRTRHRGDR, encoded by the coding sequence ATGCCGGTCCCCGCACCGCCGCGTCCCGCCGACTGGGCACTGGCGGTCCTCCGGCTCCTGGTGACGGTCGGCACGCTGCTCACGGCCTACTACCTGCTCCTGGTGGACCGGCGGCTGGACGAGTGGCACCTCGCCGCCCTGATCGGGGAACTCGGTCTGGTGATCGCCGTGCTCGCCTGGCAGACGAGGCTGATCCTGCGCGCGAGATTCCCCGGCCTGCAAGGAATCCAGGCGCTGGCGCTCACCGCGCCCCTGTTCCTCCTGATCTTCGCCAACGGCTACTACCTACTTGCCCACCACGTGCCTGACAGCTTCACCGAACCGCTGACCAGGACCGACGCCCTGTACTTCGCCGTCACGGTGTTCGCCACCGTCGGGTTCGGCGACCTCGCCCCGGTCACCCAGACCGCCCGCGTCCTCGTCACCGTGCAGATGGTCGGCAACCTGCTCGTCCTGGGCGTGGCACTGCGCGTCATCGTCACCGCCGTGCGGCGGACCCGGCACCGCGGGGACCGCTGA
- a CDS encoding Wzz/FepE/Etk N-terminal domain-containing protein: MTSAGKARAEPLIDLQRLIVSVRRRRRLWLATALLGLIAGGLVAVFLPSPPTAVAKILVIHPDDSPTDSGTLMRTDVAVLETTKIAAEALKKLGSTQAPEEFLKDYEGLGLTNNVLQLTVKGGTGDEAIARAQAVADAFITEYVARNEEAAAAEQQALLDQRDKAQQELGPIESEIVTEEAKRADANPAQLERLYARRAELTSKISDYDGRAQEAGIGTPKVAAGTGIVDAPRILPQSLLRTIATDAGIGFALGLFGGLGLAAVTSVVRDRPVLRREISEHLGASVLAQLPKPSRILPRARAAERRQRVAVTLARAVRENGGSVSVLDLGARRVTAALAVDMARELAETGSVALVDDLPKADLRALAGSVEVVDRGDAPGGERRVGVGSVEPGTSWTDLEFSGEETILVVRAGHANTEWLHTVARQLADRRIPVIGVVVVDPDPRDHTDGTLWDGLHTALRGRVPEQRPTTSNGTRPPMPYRHPEDHDHAGAR; the protein is encoded by the coding sequence GTGACGAGCGCGGGGAAAGCCCGCGCCGAACCGCTCATCGACCTGCAGCGGCTGATCGTCTCGGTCCGGCGGCGGCGTCGGCTCTGGCTGGCCACCGCACTGCTGGGGCTGATCGCCGGCGGCCTGGTCGCGGTGTTCCTGCCGTCGCCGCCCACCGCCGTGGCGAAGATCCTGGTCATCCACCCCGACGATTCCCCGACCGACAGCGGGACGCTGATGCGCACCGACGTCGCCGTGCTGGAGACCACGAAGATCGCCGCCGAGGCGCTCAAAAAGCTGGGCAGCACGCAGGCGCCGGAGGAGTTCCTCAAGGACTACGAGGGACTGGGGCTGACGAACAACGTCCTGCAGCTGACGGTCAAGGGCGGGACCGGCGACGAAGCGATCGCCCGCGCGCAGGCGGTCGCGGACGCCTTCATCACCGAGTACGTCGCCCGCAACGAGGAAGCCGCCGCGGCCGAACAGCAGGCCCTGCTGGACCAGCGGGACAAGGCACAGCAGGAACTCGGGCCGATCGAATCGGAGATCGTCACCGAGGAGGCCAAGCGCGCCGACGCCAATCCGGCCCAGCTGGAACGGCTGTACGCCCGCCGCGCGGAGCTGACCTCGAAGATCTCCGACTACGACGGCCGCGCGCAGGAAGCCGGGATCGGCACGCCCAAGGTCGCCGCCGGCACCGGGATCGTGGACGCGCCGAGGATCCTGCCGCAGTCGTTGCTCAGGACCATCGCCACCGACGCCGGGATCGGCTTCGCGCTCGGGTTGTTCGGCGGGCTGGGGCTGGCCGCGGTCACCAGCGTGGTGCGGGACCGGCCGGTGCTGCGGCGGGAGATCTCGGAGCACCTCGGCGCCTCGGTGCTCGCGCAGTTGCCCAAGCCGTCCCGGATCCTGCCGCGGGCGCGGGCGGCCGAGCGGCGGCAGCGGGTGGCGGTCACATTGGCCAGGGCCGTCCGCGAGAACGGCGGCTCGGTGTCGGTGCTCGACCTCGGCGCCCGCCGGGTCACCGCCGCGCTGGCCGTCGACATGGCGCGCGAACTGGCGGAAACGGGTTCCGTCGCGCTCGTCGACGACCTGCCCAAGGCGGACCTCCGCGCGCTGGCCGGGTCCGTCGAGGTCGTGGACCGCGGCGACGCGCCGGGTGGCGAGCGCCGCGTCGGAGTCGGTTCGGTGGAGCCGGGGACGTCGTGGACCGACCTCGAATTCTCCGGCGAGGAAACGATCCTCGTCGTCCGCGCCGGGCACGCGAACACCGAATGGCTGCACACCGTCGCGCGGCAGCTGGCGGACCGGCGGATCCCGGTCATCGGGGTGGTCGTGGTGGATCCCGATCCACGCGACCACACCGACGGCACGCTGTGGGACGGCCTGCACACCGCCCTGCGCGGGCGGGTGCCGGAGCAGCGGCCCACCACCTCGAACGGCACCCGCCCGCCGATGCCGTATCGGCACCCCGAAGACCACGACCACGCCGGAGCCCGGTAG
- a CDS encoding nucleotide sugar dehydrogenase, translating to MKISVFGLGYVGCVSAACLAGRGHEVVGVDVNPVKIELISGGKAPVVEERIGDLTAEVVAAGRLRATTDARQAIAASDVSLICVGTPSSANGSLSTTFLERVAEQIGDALRDKTSRHTVVFRSTMLPGTCLDLLVPIVEKASGRTAGVDFGVAVNPEFLREGSSVKDFFDPPKTVIGELDAASGDVVAKLYEGLPGEVFRVAIPVAEMTKYADNSFHGLKIGFANELGSICRALGLDSHQVIDVFLTDRKLNISAAYLRPGFAFGGSCLPKDLRGLVYAARRADVAIPILSHVLPSNSEHLQRAFDLVVRTGKRKVGLFGLSFKPGTDDLRESPLVELAERLHGKGYDLRIYDANVSLSRLMGANREYIEARLPHLGQLLAGSVQEVLDHAEVCLIGCTDPDVLAALPAGDGHQIIDLVRVPDADRRRAEEGYVGLAW from the coding sequence ATGAAGATCAGCGTCTTCGGGCTCGGCTATGTCGGATGTGTGTCGGCGGCTTGTTTGGCCGGGAGAGGACACGAAGTCGTCGGGGTCGACGTCAATCCGGTGAAGATCGAGCTCATTTCCGGCGGCAAGGCACCGGTGGTGGAGGAACGCATCGGCGACCTGACCGCCGAGGTCGTCGCCGCCGGCCGGCTGAGAGCCACGACCGACGCGAGACAGGCGATCGCGGCCAGCGATGTTTCCCTGATCTGCGTCGGTACCCCGTCCTCGGCCAACGGCAGCCTGTCGACGACCTTCCTCGAACGCGTGGCCGAGCAGATCGGCGACGCGCTCCGGGACAAGACCTCCCGGCACACCGTCGTCTTCCGCAGCACGATGTTGCCGGGCACCTGCCTCGACCTGCTCGTCCCGATAGTGGAAAAAGCTTCCGGTCGCACCGCCGGTGTCGATTTCGGTGTCGCGGTGAACCCCGAGTTCCTGCGCGAAGGCAGCAGTGTCAAGGATTTCTTCGACCCGCCGAAAACCGTGATCGGCGAACTCGACGCGGCCAGCGGCGACGTCGTCGCGAAACTGTACGAGGGGCTTCCCGGCGAGGTTTTCCGCGTCGCGATCCCGGTCGCCGAGATGACGAAGTACGCCGACAATTCCTTCCACGGCCTCAAGATCGGTTTCGCGAACGAGCTCGGCTCGATCTGCCGCGCACTCGGGCTCGACTCGCACCAGGTGATCGACGTCTTCCTGACCGATCGCAAGCTCAACATCAGCGCGGCCTACCTCCGGCCGGGATTCGCCTTCGGCGGCTCGTGCCTGCCCAAGGACCTGCGGGGCCTGGTCTACGCCGCACGCCGCGCGGACGTCGCGATCCCGATCCTCTCGCACGTGCTGCCCTCCAACTCCGAGCACCTCCAGCGGGCGTTCGACCTGGTGGTGCGCACCGGGAAGCGCAAGGTGGGGCTGTTCGGGCTGTCGTTCAAGCCCGGCACCGACGACCTGCGGGAGAGCCCGCTGGTCGAGCTCGCCGAGCGGCTCCACGGCAAGGGCTACGACCTCCGCATCTACGACGCCAACGTCAGCCTTTCCCGGCTGATGGGCGCCAACCGCGAGTACATCGAAGCCAGGCTGCCGCACCTCGGCCAGCTGCTGGCCGGCTCCGTCCAAGAGGTGCTCGACCACGCCGAAGTCTGCCTCATCGGCTGCACCGACCCGGACGTGCTCGCCGCGCTCCCGGCCGGTGACGGCCACCAGATCATCGACCTCGTCCGCGTACCCGACGCCGACCGGCGCCGGGCTGAAGAAGGATATGTCGGCCTTGCCTGGTGA
- a CDS encoding MFS transporter: MTPGRASGALAATCVSTFVVNANTSAVSILLPAISEDVGVGTTTLQWAVTGYSLVGAAVIVTGGVLGDLVGRRRVFVSALVLFIVSCVLIALVDSGAGVIAGRALQGAAGSTLVACGLSLLSVATSGPARLRAVSLWGAASAAGAAAGPLAGGALVGSTGWQGLFWIDAAIAAACVPLTWRTVAESRDRNRPRGIDIAGMLLIAGALVPFVLALSKGPVWGWGSMATLGCFAVAATALAGFVAVERRTPVPLVDLRLLRNTVLVGATAVILIVAGTLNGLMYVMSLFFQDPAGLGMSPLQAGLATLPAAAGLVAVAPIVSPLATRLGARTVVAAGFVLTTAGFVALLFQNTSWGYGSLVLPLAAIAVGMGLANGCASAAATASVPANEVGAASGISNMARYVGAALLVAATATIYGTTTGAAGVPRPEAVVDGMVRSALLMAIASALGIVLALCYGRHRPSRPDGADQVAAAAAVAHTVARPG; this comes from the coding sequence GTGACACCCGGGCGGGCCTCGGGAGCGCTCGCGGCGACCTGCGTCTCGACCTTCGTCGTCAACGCGAACACCTCGGCCGTCAGCATCCTGCTCCCGGCGATCAGTGAGGACGTCGGGGTCGGGACCACCACGCTGCAATGGGCCGTGACGGGTTATTCGCTCGTCGGCGCCGCGGTGATCGTGACCGGTGGGGTGCTCGGCGACCTCGTGGGACGCCGGCGGGTGTTCGTCAGTGCTCTGGTGCTGTTCATCGTCTCCTGCGTGCTGATCGCCCTCGTGGACAGCGGCGCCGGTGTCATCGCCGGGCGGGCGCTCCAGGGCGCGGCGGGCTCGACGCTGGTGGCGTGCGGGCTGAGCCTGCTCTCCGTCGCGACCTCCGGTCCCGCGCGGTTGCGGGCCGTGTCGCTCTGGGGAGCGGCTTCCGCCGCGGGCGCCGCCGCGGGACCACTCGCCGGTGGCGCGCTCGTCGGCTCGACCGGCTGGCAGGGGCTGTTCTGGATCGACGCCGCGATCGCCGCGGCCTGCGTCCCGCTGACCTGGCGCACGGTCGCTGAGTCGCGTGATCGGAACCGCCCGCGCGGCATCGACATCGCGGGCATGCTGCTCATCGCGGGCGCGCTGGTGCCGTTCGTATTAGCGCTGAGCAAGGGGCCCGTGTGGGGCTGGGGTTCGATGGCTACGCTGGGGTGCTTCGCCGTCGCGGCCACCGCACTGGCCGGGTTCGTCGCGGTCGAGCGGCGGACCCCGGTCCCGCTCGTGGATCTGCGGTTGCTGCGCAACACCGTGCTCGTCGGCGCCACCGCGGTGATCCTGATCGTCGCCGGCACGCTGAACGGGCTGATGTACGTGATGAGCCTGTTCTTCCAGGACCCGGCCGGACTGGGCATGAGCCCGCTGCAGGCCGGGCTCGCGACGCTGCCCGCGGCGGCCGGGCTGGTGGCCGTCGCCCCGATCGTCAGCCCGCTGGCGACGCGCCTCGGCGCGCGGACCGTGGTCGCGGCCGGTTTCGTGCTCACCACCGCCGGGTTCGTCGCCTTGCTGTTCCAGAACACGTCTTGGGGCTACGGGTCGCTCGTGCTGCCTCTGGCCGCGATCGCGGTGGGCATGGGCCTGGCCAACGGCTGCGCGTCGGCCGCCGCCACCGCGTCCGTGCCCGCGAACGAGGTCGGCGCGGCTTCCGGCATCTCGAACATGGCCCGCTACGTCGGTGCCGCCCTGCTCGTCGCCGCGACCGCGACGATCTACGGCACGACGACCGGCGCCGCGGGCGTGCCCCGTCCCGAGGCGGTGGTGGACGGCATGGTCCGGTCGGCGCTGCTGATGGCGATCGCCTCGGCGCTGGGCATCGTGCTCGCCCTTTGCTACGGTCGCCACCGCCCGTCCCGGCCGGATGGTGCCGACCAGGTCGCCGCGGCAGCCGCCGTCGCGCACACGGTCGCCCGCCCTGGCTGA
- a CDS encoding HdeD family acid-resistance protein, whose product MPVAQRRTRAPDTADRHRRLSLLTGALTALTGAAILLWPHASLTVVAWLVGICLLVNGSAQLVGSITDTGTPAGWRVVPGLEGVLSLLAGLLCLRSPAQALALIAGSWWIVSGVLVVVAAASGAFEHRRGWASALGLLSFLGGTVVLLLPRLSMASLVVALGVIALVLGCVKVIDAVRGRP is encoded by the coding sequence GTGCCAGTGGCGCAGCGGCGAACACGGGCACCGGACACCGCGGACCGGCACCGGCGGCTGTCTCTGCTCACCGGGGCGCTGACGGCCCTGACCGGTGCCGCGATCCTCCTCTGGCCACACGCGTCACTGACGGTCGTGGCCTGGCTGGTCGGCATCTGCTTGCTGGTCAACGGTTCCGCGCAACTCGTCGGCTCGATCACGGACACCGGCACACCGGCCGGGTGGCGGGTGGTACCCGGTCTGGAGGGCGTGCTGTCGCTGCTGGCCGGGCTGCTGTGCCTGCGGTCACCGGCGCAGGCACTCGCGCTGATCGCCGGGTCGTGGTGGATCGTCAGCGGGGTGCTGGTGGTCGTCGCGGCGGCGAGCGGCGCGTTCGAGCACCGCCGCGGCTGGGCGTCGGCTCTCGGCCTGCTCAGTTTCCTCGGCGGCACAGTGGTCCTGCTGCTACCGCGGCTTTCGATGGCGTCGCTGGTGGTGGCGCTCGGGGTGATCGCGCTCGTGCTCGGGTGCGTGAAGGTGATCGACGCGGTGCGGGGCCGGCCGTGA
- a CDS encoding exopolysaccharide biosynthesis protein produces the protein MIGQVLRGRWRTLVVLAALGALVGAGSSFVLSPGYRTTASVLLQGPREADELLTQAEVATSSVVLDRTAAVLGGGGTGAELRDKVTASAAQGNVITIEATGDTAEQAQGTADQLAQEFVKYSTQIIAGSGDAAVQLAQERRDTLRQQVSQTNQRISELAEKAGAGQTTVESLQLRTELQGLRSSIEQAMSALNAADTASGLGNMVVLGSAELPASAAPPTLAQLVLGGAVLFFLLGVLGHLFTARTDRRLRDEEEIAGALGGPVLATIEVVDEPPATAGERTLRARLLHDDRPWNVPRVDVHPDEIEEEVHFHRLVARLSPRRRLLLTADGDHAGQRAAERIAVLAGPRSTVVTVNPTRPVVRDGDAEEVLVVASVGSRPAWELVGIAEACADAGLALAGAALIRPVQPARTRPELPVEREEELAVTP, from the coding sequence ATGATCGGGCAGGTGCTGCGCGGGCGGTGGCGGACCCTGGTGGTCCTCGCCGCGCTCGGCGCGCTCGTCGGTGCCGGATCCTCGTTCGTCCTTTCCCCCGGCTACCGGACCACCGCCAGCGTGCTGCTCCAGGGTCCGCGCGAGGCGGACGAACTGCTCACCCAGGCCGAGGTGGCGACCAGTTCGGTCGTGCTCGACCGCACGGCGGCCGTGCTCGGCGGCGGTGGGACCGGGGCCGAACTGCGGGACAAGGTGACGGCTTCGGCCGCGCAGGGCAACGTGATCACCATCGAGGCCACCGGTGACACCGCCGAACAGGCGCAGGGGACGGCCGATCAGCTCGCCCAGGAGTTCGTGAAGTACTCCACGCAGATCATCGCCGGTTCCGGTGACGCCGCGGTGCAGCTCGCGCAGGAACGCCGCGACACGCTGCGCCAGCAGGTCTCGCAGACGAACCAGCGGATCAGCGAACTCGCCGAGAAGGCCGGCGCGGGCCAGACCACCGTGGAAAGCCTCCAGCTGCGCACCGAACTGCAGGGCCTGCGCTCGTCGATCGAGCAGGCGATGTCCGCGCTGAACGCGGCCGACACCGCCAGCGGCCTCGGCAACATGGTCGTGCTGGGCTCGGCCGAACTGCCCGCTTCGGCCGCTCCGCCGACCCTGGCGCAGCTGGTGCTCGGCGGCGCGGTGCTGTTCTTCCTGCTCGGCGTGCTCGGGCACCTGTTCACCGCCCGCACCGATCGGCGGTTGCGGGACGAGGAGGAGATCGCCGGTGCGCTCGGCGGGCCGGTGCTGGCCACCATCGAGGTGGTCGACGAACCGCCCGCCACCGCGGGGGAGCGGACCCTGCGGGCGAGGCTCCTGCACGACGACCGGCCGTGGAACGTGCCGCGGGTCGACGTCCACCCCGACGAGATCGAGGAGGAGGTCCACTTCCACCGGCTGGTGGCCCGGCTTTCGCCACGGCGGCGGCTGCTGCTGACCGCCGACGGCGACCACGCCGGGCAGCGGGCCGCCGAGCGGATCGCCGTGCTCGCCGGCCCCCGGTCCACCGTGGTGACGGTCAATCCCACCCGGCCCGTCGTCCGGGACGGCGACGCCGAAGAGGTGCTCGTGGTGGCGAGCGTCGGCTCCCGGCCGGCCTGGGAACTGGTCGGGATCGCCGAGGCCTGCGCGGACGCCGGGCTCGCGCTCGCGGGCGCGGCCCTGATCCGCCCGGTGCAGCCGGCCCGCACCCGCCCGGAACTGCCGGTCGAGCGCGAAGAAGAACTGGCGGTGACCCCGTGA
- a CDS encoding glycosyltransferase family 4 protein, with translation MSALPGEALILVENLSVPFDRRVWQECATLRDAGWGVHVICPQGTNRDTEAEVTVDGVHILRYPLRAATGGPAGYLQEYGSALWHTFRLARKLGRIDVVHACNPPDLLFLVALRLKRRGAKFIFDQHDLCPELYLSRFGRGEDFLYRAVCALERRTYRAADVVIATNESYKEVAVTRGGKSPDDVFVVRSAPVVERFHRVPVEPELKKGKPHLLAYLGVMGPQDGVDYALRALACLRDELGRTDWHAVFIGSGDAFDDMVALSGELGLGEQVEFTGRIPDEDLLRYLSAADVCLSPDPLNPLNDVSTMNKIMEYMAMSRPIVSFALREARVSAGEAALYAKADDEPEFAKLIAHLLDSPEDREKMGELGRARVAGALSWENSQKALLAAYAAAVR, from the coding sequence ATGTCGGCCTTGCCTGGTGAAGCGCTGATCCTCGTCGAGAACCTGTCCGTCCCGTTCGACCGCCGCGTCTGGCAGGAGTGCGCCACGCTGCGGGACGCGGGCTGGGGCGTGCACGTCATCTGTCCACAAGGGACGAACCGGGACACCGAGGCGGAGGTCACCGTCGACGGCGTGCACATCCTGCGCTACCCGCTGCGCGCCGCCACCGGCGGTCCGGCCGGGTACCTCCAGGAGTACGGATCCGCGCTGTGGCACACCTTCCGGCTCGCCCGCAAGCTCGGGCGGATCGACGTGGTGCACGCCTGCAACCCGCCGGACCTGCTCTTCCTCGTCGCGCTGCGGCTCAAGCGCCGGGGCGCGAAGTTCATCTTCGACCAGCACGACCTCTGCCCGGAGTTGTACCTTTCGCGCTTCGGCCGGGGTGAGGACTTCCTGTACCGCGCGGTGTGCGCGCTGGAGCGCCGGACCTACCGGGCGGCGGACGTGGTCATCGCGACCAACGAGAGCTACAAGGAAGTCGCGGTGACCCGCGGTGGCAAGTCACCCGACGACGTCTTCGTGGTGCGCAGCGCGCCGGTGGTCGAGCGGTTCCACCGGGTCCCGGTCGAGCCGGAGCTGAAGAAGGGCAAGCCGCACCTGCTGGCCTACCTCGGGGTGATGGGCCCGCAGGACGGGGTCGACTACGCCTTGCGGGCACTGGCCTGCCTGCGTGACGAGCTCGGCCGCACCGACTGGCACGCGGTGTTCATCGGCTCCGGTGACGCCTTCGACGACATGGTCGCGTTGTCCGGCGAACTCGGGCTCGGCGAGCAGGTCGAGTTCACCGGCCGGATCCCCGACGAGGACCTCCTGCGTTACCTTTCCGCGGCGGACGTGTGCCTTTCGCCGGACCCGCTGAACCCGCTCAACGACGTGTCGACCATGAACAAGATCATGGAGTACATGGCGATGAGCCGTCCCATCGTTTCCTTCGCGCTGCGCGAAGCGCGGGTTTCGGCGGGGGAAGCCGCGTTGTACGCCAAGGCCGACGACGAACCGGAATTCGCGAAGCTGATCGCGCACCTGCTGGACTCGCCGGAGGACCGGGAAAAGATGGGGGAGCTGGGGCGGGCACGCGTCGCCGGTGCGCTTTCGTGGGAGAACTCCCAGAAGGCACTGCTCGCGGCGTACGCGGCGGCGGTGCGTTGA